The proteins below come from a single Gemmatimonadaceae bacterium genomic window:
- a CDS encoding AI-2E family transporter, which produces MDFLHSKQQRAGLLIILLGIAIVYAVAPFASGLLGSAVLYVLCVPVYRRLARRLNADLAAAITLVGAIVVIAFPIGWIIFLAADQLPDALRSAQQSAFFQRVSELRVGRIQIGNEIAKASGSLIQWVSGQAFDLVGGAAKATLNLVISFFALYYMLLSANRSWRVFRRVLPFSEDTADELRTRFYSVTHATLLGTALTALLQGTLIGIGFRVVGFPNAALWGVVTAFCSILPVLGSAMVWLPGTLVLALEQQYGMAAILFVIGAVFASNIDNVIRPIVFKRVSNIHPMITLVGAFAGVTIFGLLGILLGPLAIQYFFVLVRLYREEYIDKQVTRTMEMKIPHPLADPTWEVEERDA; this is translated from the coding sequence ATGGACTTCCTTCATTCCAAGCAGCAGCGCGCCGGGCTCCTGATCATCCTGCTGGGAATCGCGATCGTGTATGCGGTCGCGCCATTCGCCTCGGGGCTCCTCGGATCGGCGGTCTTGTACGTGTTGTGCGTACCGGTGTACCGGCGCCTGGCGCGACGCCTGAACGCCGACCTCGCGGCCGCCATCACGCTCGTAGGCGCGATCGTGGTCATCGCCTTCCCAATCGGGTGGATCATCTTCCTCGCTGCGGACCAGCTCCCCGACGCGCTGCGCAGCGCGCAGCAGAGCGCCTTCTTCCAGCGCGTCTCCGAGCTGCGCGTGGGGCGCATCCAGATCGGGAACGAGATCGCGAAGGCGAGCGGCTCGCTGATCCAGTGGGTGTCGGGGCAGGCGTTCGACCTCGTTGGCGGGGCGGCCAAGGCGACGCTCAACCTGGTCATCTCGTTCTTCGCGCTGTACTACATGCTGCTCTCGGCCAATCGGTCGTGGCGCGTCTTCCGTCGCGTCCTGCCGTTCTCGGAGGATACGGCCGACGAGCTACGGACGCGCTTCTACTCCGTGACGCACGCCACGCTGCTGGGGACCGCCCTCACCGCCTTGCTGCAGGGGACGCTGATCGGGATCGGCTTTCGCGTCGTCGGGTTCCCTAACGCGGCGCTGTGGGGCGTGGTGACCGCGTTCTGCTCCATTCTTCCCGTGCTGGGGAGTGCGATGGTCTGGCTCCCGGGGACGCTCGTCCTCGCGCTGGAGCAGCAGTACGGGATGGCGGCGATACTTTTCGTGATTGGTGCCGTCTTCGCCAGCAACATCGACAACGTCATCCGCCCCATCGTCTTCAAGCGCGTCTCCAACATCCACCCGATGATCACGCTCGTCGGCGCCTTTGCCGGCGTGACCATCTTCGGATTGTTAGGGATCCTGCTCGGTCCCCTGGCCATCCAGTACTTCTTTGTCCTGGTGCGACTCTACCGCGAGGAGTACATCGACAAGCAGGTCACGCGCACCATGGAGATGAAGATCCCGCATCCCCTTGCCGACCCCACGTGGGAGGTGGAAGAGCGGGACGCCTGA
- a CDS encoding winged helix-turn-helix transcriptional regulator: MARSMSSELLTLVAERFKALADPARLRLLNALRPGERTVGELVEVTELSQANVSKHLAQLHTLGFVKRRKEGLFVYYALADKEIFRLCDVMCGRIEAELRDRERVMRPTG, encoded by the coding sequence ATGGCCAGGTCGATGTCTTCCGAGCTGCTCACGCTGGTGGCCGAGCGTTTCAAGGCGCTCGCCGATCCGGCGCGCCTGCGACTGCTCAACGCGCTTCGCCCGGGGGAGCGGACCGTCGGCGAACTGGTCGAGGTGACCGAGCTGTCACAGGCCAACGTCTCCAAGCACCTGGCGCAGCTGCACACGCTGGGCTTCGTGAAGCGTCGCAAGGAGGGGTTGTTCGTCTACTACGCCCTTGCCGACAAGGAGATCTTCCGCCTGTGCGACGTGATGTGCGGGCGCATCGAGGCCGAGCTGCGTGACCGCGAGCGCGTGATGCGCCCCACCGGGTAG
- a CDS encoding DUF2892 domain-containing protein, giving the protein MCNDDLIRRFAGTFILLSVALGTWVNPWWFAFTAFVGFNLVQSSITHFCPLERILGRFGLFGCRRG; this is encoded by the coding sequence ATGTGCAATGACGACCTGATCCGCCGGTTCGCCGGCACCTTCATCCTGCTGTCCGTGGCGCTCGGCACGTGGGTGAACCCGTGGTGGTTCGCCTTCACCGCCTTCGTCGGCTTCAATCTCGTGCAGTCGAGCATCACCCACTTCTGCCCGCTGGAAAGGATCCTGGGGCGCTTTGGCCTGTTCGGGTGCCGTCGCGGCTGA